TACAAAAATATTTAAGTTTCCAACTAAAAAAGGGTTTATAAAATACATTAGTGCCAACAGAAAAATAAACTTTAAAAACAAGTTTCTGTTTATGCCAAAAAAGGCAGCCCAAGTATAGCCCGGCACTTCTTTCTTAATTTTGAAATGAAGCTGCATGTATTGAAAAACCAAACCAAATGAATACCCGGCTGTTACGCCAATTAGTCCGTAATAAGACAACGAATACATTAAGATTACTGTTACAATAAGATACATGAACGAGTAAAAAAACGTGTTTTTGATAAAGCTTTGCGACTTAAGGTATTGATGCGAAATTTTATAATTGATGCGAAATAAAAGTCCGAGTATTAGAATTTTCAGTAGTAATTCGCTTTCAATCCATTTATCGCCCAAGAGAATAGAAACGATTTCTTTGGTAGAGGTTAAAACAATAAGCAAAGAAGGCAGTATAAACAAATTAAGCAGATACTCTACTTTGAGTAATCGTTTGAGGTGCATTTTTTTGTCGTCTTCCATTTTGGCAAAATCGGCAAAAATAATGTTGTCCAGGTACTGAGCGTATACATTTTGCAACGTACTCATAATACTGTATGATCGATTATAAATTCCCAAAGAAGTTGGTCCCAAAACCCTTCCGATGATAATCCCGTCTGATTGATTTCCGAGCATACCTACTAATCTGCTGGCAGAATTCCAACCCCCAAAATTGATGAGTTCATTCCAAGCTGTTTTATCAAATTTGAAAAAATATTTCTCTTTTTTGATGGCATAAAAAACAACTGACTCGTATAAAACCTGAGCAACAAGCGGATAAATTAAAGCGTAATAATTATGGTATAAATGAAAAACAATAAAAACGCCGGGAACATAAATAAGCATGAAACTCGATAACTCAATCAGGCTGATTTTTTTGACTTCGAGGTTTTTCAATAAAATATTTCGGGAAATCGCGGATAATGCGATGAACATTGGCAACCAAAAAATATTTCTTAAGATGGTACTCAGTTCATTGATATTGAAAAAATGAGCTACCATTTCATTACCGAACCAAAGCACACCTGAAAAAACAGCGGCAAAAACTACATAGGAAAAGAAAGCCGTATTAATATGGTTTTGGTTGATGTTCTTTTGCTTCACCAAACTGGCTCCAAGGCCGGTATTGGGAATTTCCATAAAGAGTATAATCAAAATATTAAAAACATGAAAGATACCAAAGTCGTGCGGCATCAAATGTCTTGACGTCCACATCAAAAGGAAAATTCGGCAAAAAATTATGATAATTTTAGAAGAAGAGTACCAAATGACATTCATAGTAAATCAAAGTATCGGTGTGCATTTTGAATAAAAACGTTCATGTCATTTATCCTTTCTAACTAAACAATCATTCCGGCGGCTACGGTTTCATTGGTAGCATCATCAATAAGGATAATACTTCCGGTGATTCTGTTTTCACGATAAGAATCCAACATCAATCGCTGGGTACAACGAATAGTCACTCGGGCAATATCATTCATTTTCAATTCTTTATCCTCTTCTAATCGGTGATAGGAATTGATATCAATTTTATACACTACATTTTTAATGATAGCTTTTTGTTCGTTACTCGTATGCATAATGGTATACTTGGCATTCGGGCGGGCTGAACCGTTATTGAACCAACACAACATTACATCAAACTCTTGTTGCATTTCCGGTTGGTTGTTGGTTTTTACCAGCATATCGCCTCTACCTACATCAATATCATCTTCTAAAGTTATGGAAACCGACATTGGAGCAAAAGCTTCTTCAACTTCTTTATCTCCGGCATTAATCGATTTAATTTTAGAAACAAAGCCCGAAGGTAAAACAGTAATTGAATCACCTACTCGGTAAATTCCACCGGCAATTCTACCGGCATACCCGCGGTAATCGATAAAGCCTTCGCTTTGTGGACGCAATACGGTTTGCACCGGAAAACGAGCGTCAATTTTATTGATATCACTACTGATGTGTAGGGTTTCCAGTAAATGCAATAAAGGAGAATCCTGATACCAATCCATATTTTCAGAACGGTTGACCACATTGTCACCATCCAAAGCACTAATCGGAATAAAGCGAATATCTTTTATATTTAATTTTGATGAAAACTCTTCAAACTGGTTAACGATAGTGTTAAAAACAGTTTCCGAATAATCCACCAAATCCATTTTGTTTACACAAACAATGATGTGTGGAATTTGCAATAATGAAGCTATAAAAGCGTGTCTTTTGGTTTGTTCAATCACACCATGACGGGCGTCAATCAAGACAATAGCGGCATTGGCTGTTGAAGCTCCGGTAACCATATTACGGGTATACTGAATGTGTCCCGGTGTATCGGCAATGATGAATTTACGTTTGGGTGTAGTGAAATAACGGTACGCTACATCAATGGTAATTCCTTGCTCACGCTCATCGCGAAGTCCGTCAGTAAACAACGCCAAGTCTACCCCAGCATGACCTTTACGTTTACTGGTGGTTTCAATGGCTTCTAACTGGTCTTCAAAAATAGATTTTGAATCATATAACAATCGTCCTATCAGTGTGCTTTTTCCGTCGTCAACACTCCCGGCTGTGGTAAAGCGCAATAATTGGTTAGTATCTATAATCATGATGTTCTGAAAATTAATGTTGTTTTGTTTTTGTTTTGAATTTTAGAAATACCCTTCTCTTTTTCGATCTTCCATGGCTGATTCTGAGCGTTTATCATCGGCTCTGTTTCCTCTTTCGGTATGACGCAAAGAAGCCACTTCGGCAACGATTTTTTCCAAAGTATCCGCATCAGATTCTATACCACCGGTAATGGTGATATCGCCCAAAGTTCTGAAGCGGATTTTCTTAGTATGAATTTCTTCTGTCCCATCAAGGATTAAGTATTCTGATTTTGGAATCCAAGAATTATTTCTCCAAAGCACTTCTCTTTCGTGAGCGAAATACAACGAAGGAATCGCAATATTCTCTCTTTTAATGTAGTTCCAAACGTCCATCTCTGTCCAGTTACTGATTGGGAATGCTCTGAAGTGTTCGCCTTCAAAATATTTTCCGTTCAATAAATTCCACAATTCCGGTCTTTGGTTTTTAGGATCCCATTGACCAAAATCATCTCTGTGCGAAAAGAAACGTTCTTTGGCTCTGGCTTTTTCTTCATCACGACGTCCACCTCCAATAGCGCAATCAATTTTATGACTTTCGATAGCATCTAAAAGTGTGGTGGTTTGCAATGCGTTTCTATTGGCATTTTTCCCTCTTTCTTCTAAAACTCTACCGGTATCAATAGATTCCTGAACCGAACCTACCAATAAAGTAGCGCCCAATTCGGCAATCAAATCATCTCTGAATTGTATCGTTTCCGGGAAATTGTGTCCGGTATCAATGTGCATTAAGGCAAACGGAATTTTAGACGGATAGAAGGCTTTTTTGGCTAAATGTGCCACTACTATAGAATCTTTTCCTCCCGAAAAAAGGATTACGGGATTTTGAAATTGCGCCCATACTTCACGTAAAATGAAGATGGCTTCTGACTCTAACTCGTCTAAATAATTTAAATAAAATTTACTCATTGCTGTATGTTTCTATTTTATGCTTGACAAAAGTAATAACTTTTTCTACGGCATCGGGGATGCTGTCGGTTTCTGTTTTAATCCAAATGGCAGGATTAGTTGGTTTCTCGTACGGGGCATCAATACCTGTGAAGTTGGGAATCAGACCTTTTCGGGCTTTTTGATACAATCCTTTGACGTCTCTACGTTCACATTCTTCTAAACTGGTATCAACAAAAATTTCAATAAAATCTTTTTCGCCAATGATTTCTTTCACCATTTTTCTGTCTTTTTCCAAAGGGGATACAAAAGCGGCTACGGTTATCATTCCGGCATCGACAAAAAGTTTAGCGATTTCGGCTGTACGGCGCAGGTTTTCATTTCGATCAGATTCCGTAAAACCTAATCCGGCATTTATACCACCTCTCAGATTATCGCCATCCAAGGTGTAGGTTCTTAAATTTAGTTGAAAAAGAGCCTGTTCTACTGCTTCGGCTATAGTAGATTTCCCCGAACCTGAAAGTCCGGTAAACCAAAGTACCATAGAAGGGTGTTGGTTTAACTGATTTCTGGATTCGCGGGTAACCGAATAGTTTTGTTGTGTAATGTTATTACTCATTGGCTGCTTTTATAGGTTCAACTATAGGTTCTTCAACGGTTATAGGCTCTACTTTTGGCAACCCAAATTTACTGCGATACCAAACGCGTTCGTGAATATAATACAAAATCATTTTGGTACTAACTTCGGCCAAGCCAACTTTCAAACCAATAAACGGATTGCCGGAAATAAACCAGGCTACCATCATAGTATCCATAGAACCCACCAAACGCCAAGTGACTGTTTTAGCAAAATGGCGCTTTTTGCTTTCTCTTAAAATACCTTCTTTAGACAAATTGATTTTGTACCAAACTCTTTCGTGCAAATAATACAAAATGAATTTAGTGGCAAACTCAGTCATCCCAATCTTAAACCCAATCATAGGATTCCCCGAAATGAACCACGCCAACAGCATGGTATCTATCGTACCAATAACACGCCAAGTAATGGCTTTGGCAATATGGCGCTTGTGTGATTTATCAATCATTGGTTATCGAGAAATAAGGGTTTAATAAATTTTCTTTGTTGTATTGTAATTCAGTAGTTGAATTTTGTTGCAGTACTTTTAATCCGGCGGCATTGCAAATGGCATGACCGGCCGCTATGTCCCATTCCATAGTGGGAGCAAATCTCGGATAAACATCTGCGGTACCTTCGGCAACCAAGCATAATTTTAAGGAACTCCCTTTTGAAATAATGGCTACTTTTTTACCCGATTGTTGTTCCAATTGCGTCATAAAAGTGGTTGTTTCCTCATTCATGTGCGAGCGACTTCCCACTACACGCAGTTCATTTTCATCTTTTTTCGGGGCAATATTTTGACTATTCTTGATAATATCAGCTGCTGTAGTATCGGCTGTTGTTATGAATTTAAAGGCTTTTTTTTCATCTACTAAACCATAATATAATTCGTTTAGTGCCGGAGCAAAGATGACGCCGAATTTAGGCTTCCCGTTTTCGACTAAAGCTATATTAACGGTAAACTCATCGTTCTTTTTGATAAATTCTTTGGTTCCATCAAGTGGATCAACTATCCAGCAGGTATTCCAGTTTTTACGTACATCATACGGAAGTTGCTTGGTTTCTTCACTGATAATCGGTATTCCGAAAGGTTTTAGTTTAGCTTCAATACAAGTATTGGCCTGTTGATCGGCCACGGTTAAAGGGGATTCATCTTCTTTGAAAACCACTTCGATTTCATTGGTATAAATTTTCATGATAACCGCACCGGCTTCTAATGCCGCGTCGATTGCTGTTTCAATCCAAAGTGAATTTACAGATGAATTTGTCATATTAATGATATTGTTTGTCGTAATAGTTTTGGTACTCGCCCGAAGTCACATTTTTCAACCAAACTTCATTGGCTAAATACCAGTCTATAGTTTTTTCCAATCCTTGTTCAAAAGTTACGGAAGGTTTCCATCCCAGTTCTTTATTTATTTTTGAAGCATCGATGGCGTAACGCAAATCATGTCCCGGACGGTCTTTCACATAGGTAATCAATTGGGCTGATTCTCCTTCGGAACGGCCTAATTTCTTATCCATTTGTTGGCAAAGCAATTTAACTAAGTCAATATTTTGCCATTCATTGAAGCCACCAATATTGTAGGTTTCATGATTTTTACCTTCATGAAAAACTAAATCAATCGCTACTGCGTGATCCTCTACAAAAAGCCAATCGCGAGTATATTTTCCATCGCCATAAACCGGCAAAGGTTTGTTATTGATAATATTATTAATGAAAAGCGGAATCAATTTCTCCGGAAAGTGATTTGGCCCGTAATTATTGGAACAATTGGTAATTACATAAGGTAAACCATAAGTTTCTCCATAGGCACGCACAAAATGATCCGAACTGGCTTTTGAGGCAGAGTACGGGGAATTCGGGTCGTAAGGAGTGGTTTCGGTAAATAATCCTGTTGCGCCTAAACTTCCGTAAACCTCATCGGTTGATATATGATAGAATCGTTTTCCTTCAAAATTATCTTTCCAAATGGTTTTAGCGGCATTGAGCAGATTCATTGTTCCTATAACATTGGTTTTTACAAATGCCAACGGATCAGTAATGGAACGATCAACATGCGATTCAGCAGCTAAGTGCAATACGCCTTCAAACTGATATTTTTGAAATAAGTCATTGATAAAATCAGCATCCGTGATATCGCCTTTTACAAAAGTATAATTAGCCGAATCTTCAATATCGGCAATATTTTCAAGGTTTCCGGCATAAGTCAGTGCATCAAGATTAAAAATATGATACGACGGGTACTTAGTCACAAAACGTCTGACAACATGTGAACCAATGAATCCGGCACCTCCTGTAATTAATATCTTTTTACCCACGATTTTATTATTGTTTTTTTAGTGTTCGTGAACCTTGCGGTTTCATATTATAATTTTCCGTCTGCTTTTTCTTTTAAAACTCCTTTTACATCAAATAAGACGCTGTTGGCTTTTTTCAACTTTGAAAAATCGAGCGTTTCAAATTCTTTATGGGACACCCCTAATACCAATGCGTCATACGTATCATTAGGCAATTGATTAGTGGTTTTAAGGTTGTACTCGTGCCATACTTCTTCCGGTTTGGCCCAAGGATCAAAAATGGTAACTTCCATACCGTAATCGGTCAAAGCTGTTACTACATCTACAATTTTGGTATTGCGAACATCGGGACAATTTTCTTTGAACGTAAAGCCCAACATCAATAATTTGGCTCCGTTAATGGCAATCCCTTTTTTAATCATCAGCTTGACCACTTGTGAAGCCACATATTCGCCCATGCTGTCATTTAATCGTCTTCCGGCTAAAATAATTTCGGGATGATATCCTTTTTCCTGAGCTTTTTGCGCCAGATAGTACGGATCAACTCCTATACAATGTCCACCAACCAAGCCCGGTTTAAAGGGAAGAAAATTCCATTTGGTTCCGGCTGCTTCTAAAACGGCATGCGTATCAATTTCTAATAAATTGAAAATTTTAGCCAATTCATTTACAAAAGCGATATTGATATCACGCTGAGAATTTTCGATTACTTTGGCCGCTTCGGCAACTTTGATGCTTGGTGCTAAATGGGTTCCGGCTGTGATAACCGATTTGTATAAATTATTCACTTTCTGTCCGATTTCCGGCGTTGATCCGGAAGTGACTTTTAGTATTTTTTCGACGGTATGTTCTTTATCTCCCGGATTGATTCGTTCCGGCGAGTAGCCTGCAAAAAAATCTACATTGAATTTCAATCCGCTTATTTTTTCTAAAACCGGAATACATTCTTCCTCGGTAACTCCGGGATAAACAGTAGATTCATAGATTACGATATCGCCTTTTTTCAACACCTTTCCAACCGTTTCGCTTGATTTATACAGTGGTGTCAAATCGGGACGGTTATTTTTATCTACCGGTGTCGGAACAGTTACTATGTAGTAATTACAGTCTTTTATATCGTCTAAATTATAGCTGCAAAAAAGTCCTTTGGTAGTTGATGGTATATTTACTAAAACCGCTTTTAAGGTTTGCTCATCAATTTCGAGGGTGGCATCTTTGCCTGAATTTAATTCTGCTATTCTGTTTTGGTTGATATCAAATCCAATGACTGAATATTGGGTAGCAAACAAGCGTGCCAGTGGTAAACCAACATATCCCAGTCCTATTATTGCAATTTTTGAATCCATATATTTTTTAGAAAAATCTAAAATTTAATTTTGCTAATATAGTTTATTTAGAACCAATTGATTGGTAAACAAACCCGATTTCTCTCATTTTATTGGCGTCTAATAAGTTTCTACCGTCGAATATAAAAGCCGGTTTCAGCATATTGTCATAAATTTTTTGCCAATCGTATTCTTTAAACTCATCCCATTCTGTCAAAATAGCTATGGCATGTGCATTTTGGCTAGCTACGTAAGCGTTGTTGAACGTTTTTATATATTTTTCGTTATCAGCAGATTTTCTTGTGTCAAGGTAATCCAAATCAGACAACACCTGTTGATGAGAAACTTTTGGGTCATATAAAGCAATGGAAGCTTGTTCGTTTATCAAATCATCTGCCACATATATAGCGGCTGATTCGCGAGTATCATTGGTATCTTTTTTGAAAGCCCATCCTAAAAAGGTAATTTTTTTTCCGGAAACTGTATTGTAAAGAGTTTGGACAATATTTTGAGAGAAACGCTTTTTTTGGTGATCATTCATAATGATAACCTGTTCCCAATAATTAGCAACTTCATTTAAACCGAAAGCTTTGGAGATGTATACCAAATTCAAGATATCTTTTTGGAAACAAGAACCGCCAAATCCAACTGAAGCTTTTAAAAATTTAGAACCGATACGGCTGTCCATTCCTATAGCTTTGGCTACTTCATTTACATTAGCTTCTGTTTTTTCACACAATTCAGAAATAGCATTGATAGAAGAAACTCTTTGTGCTAAAAAAGCATTGGCAGTTAGTTTTGATAATTCAGAAGACCAAACATTGGTTTTTAAAATGCGGTCTTTAGGCACCCAATTAGAATATACTTCTACCAAAGCCTCAATGGCTTTTTGACCTTCCTGATTGGTTTCGCCACCAATAAGTACTCGGTCCGGATTTAATAAATCAGCTACAGCGGTACCTTCGGCTAAAAATTCAGGGTTGGATAAAATTTGAAATTGCACTCTGTTTCCGGTATTGTCTAAAATGCTTTTTATGGCTTCAGCTGTTCTAACGGGCAAAGTTGATTTTTCAACAATGATTTTATCATTTTTGGCCACTCTGGCGATTTGACGCGCACATAATTCTATGTGTTTTAAATCAGCCGCCATTCCTTTTCCGGTACCGTAAGTTTTTGTTGGTGTGTTAACGGAGATGAAGATTAATTGAGCTTCATCAATAGCTTTATCAACATCAGTAGAAAAAAACAAGTTTCTACCTCGAGCTGAAGCTACAATTTCATTTAAACCCGGTTCATAAATAGGGATATTATTAATGTCTTTATCATTCCAAGCCGCGATTCTTTTTTCATTTAAATCAACCACCGTGACTTTAATATGAGGGCATTTTTCAGCTATAACTGCCATCGTTGGTCCTCCAACATAACCGGCACCGATACAACAAATGTTTGTAATCTTCATTTTATTCTTTATTTCAAATTTTCCCAATACCATTTTACCGCTTCTTTCAAACCATCTTGAAATGGGAATTTGGGATTATAATTAAGTAATTTTTTTGCTTTTTCTATGCTAGCCAACGAATGTGGAATATCTCCAGCTCTATTTGGCCCATGTATCACGGGTATTTCGGCAATTTCTGAATCAAATTCGGAAAGATAGGTCTTTAAATAACTTACCATTTCATTCAGTGTGGTTCTGTCGCCAAAAGCGGTATTATAAACCGTATTAACTGCTGCCGGATTGTCTGAAATCATAGCCAATTCATTCATTTGAATCACATTATCAATATAAGTGAAGTCTCTTGAATAATTGCCATCGCCATTGATCACCGGACTTTCGTGTTGCATTAACTGCATAACAAATTTAGGAATCACGGCAGCATATGCTCCGTTAGGATCTTGACGTCTTCCAAAAACGTTAAAATAGCGCAACCCGATAGTTTCCATCCCATAGGTTTTACTGAATATCTCGGCGTATAATTCGTTTACATATTTAGTAATGGCATAGGGCGAAAGTGGTTTTCCTATGATGTCTTCTACTTTTGGTAAATTTTCCGAATCCCCGTAAGTTGATGAACTGGCAGCATAAATGAATCGTTTTACACCGGCATCACGGGAGGCAATCAACATGTTCATGAATCCTGTAATGTTTACTTCATTGGTTGTAAACGGATCTTGTATAGAACGCGGCACCGAACCCAAGGCTGCCTGATGTAGTACATAGTCTATATTTTTAACTGCTTTGGCACAAGTTTGCGGATCCCGAATGTCACCTTCCAGTAAAGTAAAGTTAGGGTTTGAAAAAAAGGCTTCAATATTATGACGATGCCCTGTAGCAAAATTATCCAGACAGGTCACTTTGTAGGCTTTGGCTAAAAAATAGTCACAGAGATTAGAACCAATAAAACCAGCTCCACCCGTAATGAGTATGGATGTATTATTGTTTGTCATTATTTTTTTCTTTTGAAAAGTCGGTGATACAATTTTGCAAAAAATCCGGTTGGCTCTTCATCTTCATGGTATCCGCTGCCATAGCCATAGCCATAGCTGTAGCCATAACCATAACCGTAACCATACCCTACTCCGTATTTTGCTTTGTTTTCATAACCATTGAAAATGATGCTGATGTTGTTTAACTCGCCTCTTTTCGTTCGGTTGTTTAACAAGGTCAACATTTCTTTTTTGGTGAAATTCTGGCGAACAATATACAAAGTAACGTCACAAAATTGAGCCAACTCTAAGGCGTCAGAAACCAATCCTACCGGAGGAGTATCCAATATGATATAGTCATAATTTTTCTTAAGCTCTGCCATCATTTCTTTCATGCTATCGCCCAGAATTAACTCTGAAGGATTTGGCGGAATAGGCCCTGAAGTAATTACATCAAGATACGGAATGTGCGTATGTTGTATCACATCTTCTAATGTCTTTTGCCCAATCAAATAGTTAACTGCACCAATATCATTTTGAATATTAAAGTCATCAAAAATCTTTGGTTTTCTTAAATCGAGTCCCAAGATGATGGTTTTCTTTTCGCTCAAGGCAAATACGGTGGCAATATTGATAGAACAGAAAGTTTTCCCTTCGCCGCTGACGGAAGAGGTAAGCATTAATGTTTTTGACCCTTCAACGCTTTGTTTTTTATACAAGAACTGTAACGACGAACGAATAGCTCTGAAAGATTCAGACAGGGCCGACTTTGGTCTTTCAAAAACGGACAGATTAGAATCGGAGTATTTAATTCCAATAATTCCTAATAACGGAAGTTGTGTCAGATTGGAGATATCGACTATATTTTGAATCGTATTGTTGATAAAGAAAATCAAAAACACCAATACAAGCGGAACCAAAAGACCGATGAAAAACGCCAATACATAATTCACGCTGGTTTTAGGTCCTAATAACATACCGCCGACATCTTTGGCCGGATCAATAAACTGTATATCGGAAAGGTTGGCTGCTTTTACAATAGCTGCTTCACTTCTTTTTTGTAAAAAGGTATTGTAAATATTATTGCTTAAATCATATTTTCTGGAAATATTTAAATACGCCTGATTGGTTTCGGGCATCTTTTTAATTTCGGATTCTACTTCATTCAGCTTACTGTTTACCGAATTCAAATCGTATTGTAGCATGCTTCTCAAAGAGCTGGCATTTTCAAGCAAAACTCTTTTAACGGATACAATTTCATTGTCTAATCGCTCATAAAAAATTTGGCCTTTGGCCGAATAAATCAACTCTGATCTTTGAATCGAAAGTTCTATCAACTTGGAAACATTGGTAACTATATTCGGTTCTGAAATCCCAGCTACCGTTGGTGCCGGTAATTTTGAAAAATCAACACTGTTTTTTAAATACTCTTTAAGTTGATTGAGGTAGGCAATTTTTCTTTCTACTTCATCTTTTCTGGCGTCTAGCTCTAATAACTGACTTTTAAAATTGGCGCCTTTATCTTCAACATCTAAGATGCTGTTGTTTCTGCTGAAATCTTTTAAATCGTTACCTGAATTTTTTAATTGCTCCTCCATATCAACCAATCTTTCGTCGATGAAGTTAATGGTGTTTTCAGCAAATTTATTTTTATTTTCAAGTTGTCTGTCTATCAACATCTTAACTGTAGCGTTGAGATAGTCAACCATTCGGTTTTTGTTGGTACCCTCCATTCCTAATTTTAGGATAGCGCCCGCTTTTTCATCAGTAACTACTCTTACTCCCTGATACCTTCCAACGGTTTCATCAAAAGCATTAAGGCGCACCAATATATCATCATTTAATTTTAAATCAGCCTTTTCATCTAAGTCAAGTCGCCAATGCAAAAACGGCAAGCTTACGACTTGTCCTACTTTGTATCTTCTGATGAATTCTTTGGCCGGAACAGTAATGGGTTTAATCGAATTGTCGGAGTACTTGACAACACTTTGGCTACTGGCTTGAAACGGAATAGTGATTTGATAAGTATCACTTGAAATCATTTTTACTGTAATAAATTGAGACAGCAATTGATCCTGTTCTTTATCCAATGTGATTTTGAATGGAACCTGCCCATACACATCCTGCAAAAAATATTTGGTCTGCTTAAAGTAATCGATATAAAATTGTAATTTATCAACCACCAACTCGTTGTGCGATCTTGATTTTAGTGTGGTAGCTATCATCTGAACTTTATCGGATGTCCCGCCCCAGTTGAAAACCAAGCTGGTATTGGCTGTGAAAAACGGATTATTCTCTTCTTTGACTGCTATGGTGGTTTCAATACCGTATATTTTTTGCTTTCTGACATTCACTTGATGTGCTATCGAAAAGGCGATAATTAACCCTACCAGAAACCATTTCCAATAACTGGTGGTTTTAATCAAAAATCCTTTAAAATCAAAACTGGTTTTGGTATCAAAAAAAGAAAAATCTTTTATGTCGAGCATGACAATGAGTGTTAATTTTTAAGTAATAAGTAAGTAGTTGTCGCCAATGACAATAAGGTAACCAGGGTTGATAAAGATTCTATCCCGGTTTTACCTGTACCCCATGTTTTTTGTCGCAAGGGTTTAACATAAATATAATCGTTGGGTTGCAAATAAAAACAAGGTGAATTTACAGCATTACTTTTAGTCAAATCGATACTAAACGTTTCACTTCCTTGAGGATATCTTCTAATTACTTTTACATCTTTACGGTCACCTGTAATAGAAATATCACCGGCATTAGCAATAGCTTCCATGATATTTACTTTATCCTGATAGAGTGTTTTTGTACCGGTACTGACTACCTCTCCGTTTATGGTGTATCTGAAACCTGCTAATTTTACAATCACAAATATGCCGGCTTCCGGTTTAAAATATTTATCGGACAAAAGCGTTTCCAGTTTGACTCTGATTTCTTCAACCGTAAAACCTAAAACGTTAAGTTCTCCTATTATCGGCAATCTGATATTACCATGATCATCAACGGTATAACCATTATAATAGCTACTCTGTTCTGTTATACCAGCTGTATTTTGAGAGCCGTTTGAATTAAAAATATCAACTAATTTAGGATCAATCGCTTTAATATTAATATTCAAGATATCATTAGTCTGCAAGCGATAAGGTTTATTGTTGGAAGGTGTTACCGAAACGGCGGAAGCATCTTTATCGTTTTGTAAATAAATCAGATCTTTGGTAGGCACACAAGAAACCGTTAAAATACTGAGTAAAACAAATAAATATAATCTGGGTTTGTCCATTATTTTTTTAAAAAAATTAGCAAACAAAGATAGTTTTTCAATTCTAATTACAAAAATGTAGTGAATGATTATTTTGTTATATGTTTTTTAACGAATTTTCAAAAGGAACGCGGTTCAAAATGCTTCTGCCCAAAGTCACCTCATCGGCATATTCCAACTCA
Above is a genomic segment from Flavobacterium phycosphaerae containing:
- a CDS encoding UDP-glucose 6-dehydrogenase, whose product is MKITNICCIGAGYVGGPTMAVIAEKCPHIKVTVVDLNEKRIAAWNDKDINNIPIYEPGLNEIVASARGRNLFFSTDVDKAIDEAQLIFISVNTPTKTYGTGKGMAADLKHIELCARQIARVAKNDKIIVEKSTLPVRTAEAIKSILDNTGNRVQFQILSNPEFLAEGTAVADLLNPDRVLIGGETNQEGQKAIEALVEVYSNWVPKDRILKTNVWSSELSKLTANAFLAQRVSSINAISELCEKTEANVNEVAKAIGMDSRIGSKFLKASVGFGGSCFQKDILNLVYISKAFGLNEVANYWEQVIIMNDHQKKRFSQNIVQTLYNTVSGKKITFLGWAFKKDTNDTRESAAIYVADDLINEQASIALYDPKVSHQQVLSDLDYLDTRKSADNEKYIKTFNNAYVASQNAHAIAILTEWDEFKEYDWQKIYDNMLKPAFIFDGRNLLDANKMREIGFVYQSIGSK
- a CDS encoding polysaccharide biosynthesis tyrosine autokinase, whose amino-acid sequence is MLDIKDFSFFDTKTSFDFKGFLIKTTSYWKWFLVGLIIAFSIAHQVNVRKQKIYGIETTIAVKEENNPFFTANTSLVFNWGGTSDKVQMIATTLKSRSHNELVVDKLQFYIDYFKQTKYFLQDVYGQVPFKITLDKEQDQLLSQFITVKMISSDTYQITIPFQASSQSVVKYSDNSIKPITVPAKEFIRRYKVGQVVSLPFLHWRLDLDEKADLKLNDDILVRLNAFDETVGRYQGVRVVTDEKAGAILKLGMEGTNKNRMVDYLNATVKMLIDRQLENKNKFAENTINFIDERLVDMEEQLKNSGNDLKDFSRNNSILDVEDKGANFKSQLLELDARKDEVERKIAYLNQLKEYLKNSVDFSKLPAPTVAGISEPNIVTNVSKLIELSIQRSELIYSAKGQIFYERLDNEIVSVKRVLLENASSLRSMLQYDLNSVNSKLNEVESEIKKMPETNQAYLNISRKYDLSNNIYNTFLQKRSEAAIVKAANLSDIQFIDPAKDVGGMLLGPKTSVNYVLAFFIGLLVPLVLVFLIFFINNTIQNIVDISNLTQLPLLGIIGIKYSDSNLSVFERPKSALSESFRAIRSSLQFLYKKQSVEGSKTLMLTSSVSGEGKTFCSINIATVFALSEKKTIILGLDLRKPKIFDDFNIQNDIGAVNYLIGQKTLEDVIQHTHIPYLDVITSGPIPPNPSELILGDSMKEMMAELKKNYDYIILDTPPVGLVSDALELAQFCDVTLYIVRQNFTKKEMLTLLNNRTKRGELNNISIIFNGYENKAKYGVGYGYGYGYGYSYGYGYGSGYHEDEEPTGFFAKLYHRLFKRKK
- a CDS encoding nucleotide sugar dehydrogenase — protein: MDSKIAIIGLGYVGLPLARLFATQYSVIGFDINQNRIAELNSGKDATLEIDEQTLKAVLVNIPSTTKGLFCSYNLDDIKDCNYYIVTVPTPVDKNNRPDLTPLYKSSETVGKVLKKGDIVIYESTVYPGVTEEECIPVLEKISGLKFNVDFFAGYSPERINPGDKEHTVEKILKVTSGSTPEIGQKVNNLYKSVITAGTHLAPSIKVAEAAKVIENSQRDINIAFVNELAKIFNLLEIDTHAVLEAAGTKWNFLPFKPGLVGGHCIGVDPYYLAQKAQEKGYHPEIILAGRRLNDSMGEYVASQVVKLMIKKGIAINGAKLLMLGFTFKENCPDVRNTKIVDVVTALTDYGMEVTIFDPWAKPEEVWHEYNLKTTNQLPNDTYDALVLGVSHKEFETLDFSKLKKANSVLFDVKGVLKEKADGKL
- a CDS encoding SDR family oxidoreductase, with the translated sequence MTNNNTSILITGGAGFIGSNLCDYFLAKAYKVTCLDNFATGHRHNIEAFFSNPNFTLLEGDIRDPQTCAKAVKNIDYVLHQAALGSVPRSIQDPFTTNEVNITGFMNMLIASRDAGVKRFIYAASSSTYGDSENLPKVEDIIGKPLSPYAITKYVNELYAEIFSKTYGMETIGLRYFNVFGRRQDPNGAYAAVIPKFVMQLMQHESPVINGDGNYSRDFTYIDNVIQMNELAMISDNPAAVNTVYNTAFGDRTTLNEMVSYLKTYLSEFDSEIAEIPVIHGPNRAGDIPHSLASIEKAKKLLNYNPKFPFQDGLKEAVKWYWENLK